From a region of the Phragmites australis chromosome 21, lpPhrAust1.1, whole genome shotgun sequence genome:
- the LOC133904145 gene encoding probable E3 ubiquitin-protein ligase ATL45 yields the protein MDTARASRRLAAGEGPRATPAVGPPSGRTPFNLSSGAATAVVFVSIMLCFILLCTYCRCARQRAIAGARRRVMRELVPGAALFLRPSGAALPPVVPYGSASASAAKKGLPEDCPICLEPFGDDDGVRVVPACGHLFHAPCIDRWLDERNSCPVCRCAVVCYCANDRARDAAVAVGGDGVADGQEAVLERVVAMIEAIRDEQREEAAARRSPASAGGDRG from the coding sequence ATGGACACGGCGCGCGCGAGTAGGCGCCTGGCCGCCGGCGAAGGGCCGCGGGCCACGCCGGCTGTCGGCCCTCCGTCCGGACGGACGCCGTTCAACCTCTCGTCTGGCGCGGCCACCGCCGTGGTCTTCGTCTCCATCATGCTCTGCTTCATCCTGCTCTGCACCTACTGCCGCTGCGCCCGGCAGCGCGCCATCGCGGGCGCGCGCCGCCGCGTCATGCGCGAGCTCGTCCCGGGCGCCGCCCTCTTCCTGCGGCCCTCCGGCGCCGCGCTGCCGCCCGTGGTTCCCTACGGGAGCGCTAGCGCCAGCGCCGCCAAGAAGGGGCTGCCAGAGGACTGCCCCATCTGCCTCGAGCCCTtcggcgacgacgacggcgtcAGGGTCGTCCCCGCGTGCGGCCACCTCTTCCACGCGCCCTGCATCGACCGGTGGCTCGACGAGCGCAACTCCTGCCCCGTGTGTCGGTGCGCCGTTGTTTGCTACTGCGCCAACGACCGCGCGAGGGACGCGGCTGTGGCCGTTGGCGGCGACGGTGTCGCCGACGGCCAGGAGGCCGTCCTGGAGCGCGTGGTCGCCATGATCGAAGCGATAAGAGATGAACAGAGagaagaggcggcggcgcggcgctcACCAGCGAGTGCCGGCGGAGACCGAGGGTGA
- the LOC133903070 gene encoding cyclin-dependent protein kinase inhibitor SMR1-like gives MSASPEFYKPAAPVFSPCGSPLLLHGAAAGAGAGAGEGAAAAVWEEERRCRTPTGGESQVTAPGTCPPAPRKPRAAAAPAPCRKRLFEVEVFSLRLEELERLFWRPNAAPPAQKKRRRVACPEPKKTS, from the coding sequence ATGTCTGCGTCGCCGGAGTTCTACAAGCCCGCGGCGCCTGTGTTCTCGCCGTGCGGCTCGCCGCTCCTTTTGCACGGGGCAGCGgcaggagcgggagcgggagcgggagaaggcgccgccgcggccgtgTGGGAGGAGGAGCGCCGGTGCCGGACGCCGACGGGCGGGGAGAGCCAGGTGACGGCGCCCGGCACGTGCCCGCCGGCGCCGCGGAAGCCGcgggcggccgccgcgccggcgccgtgcCGGAAGCGGCTGTTCGAGGTGGAGGTGTTCAGCCTGCGgctggaggagctggagcgcCTGTTCTGGCGCCCGAACGCTGCGCCGCCAGCCCAGAAGAAGCGCCGGAGGGTGGCCTGCCCGGAGCCGAAGAAGACTAGCTAG
- the LOC133903775 gene encoding NDR1/HIN1-like protein 10: MISASIQSRFSRDACAATATAPKNATIPAMANRGVSADSGRARRVAVLRCLVAALVVTILLAGLVVLVFWLVVRPKPIDYTVTRAVVRHFNVTPPPDARVNATFYLTLTTDNPNRRVSMFYDWVQFQVMYGEATQLAVADAPAFGQPHRNETRLNVRAVARSVPVAEQAARELGHDLAAGEVAVDVRMRARVQFKVGGVRSRHYSLQAFCSSVVIGLSPSSARSFKSVPCYVAIS, encoded by the coding sequence ATGATCTCCGCCTCCATACAAAGCCGCTTCAGCCGCGATGCATGCGCTGCAACTGCAACAGCACCAAAGAACGCCACAATTCCGGCGATGGCGAACCGGGGGGTGTCCGCGGACAGCGGGCGCGCCCGCCGAGTGGCCGTTCTCCGGTGCCTCGTCGCGGCGCTGGTCGTCACCATCCTCCTCGCAGGGCTCGTCGTGCTCGTCTTCTGGCTCGTCGTCCGGCCGAAGCCCATCGACTACACCGTCACGCGCGCCGTGGTGCGCCATTTCAACGTCacgccgccgcccgacgccAGGGTCAACGCGACGTTCTACCTCACCTTAACCACCGACAACCCGAACCGGCGCGTGTCCATGTTCTACGACTGGGTCCAGTTCCAGGTGATGTACGGTGAGGCGACGCAGCTGGCGGTCGCCGACGCGCCGGCGTTCGGCCAGCCCCACCGCAACGAGACGCGGCTGAACGTGCGCGCCGTGGCGCGGTCGGTGCCGGTCGCGGAGCAGGCCGCGCGGGAGCTGGGGCATGACCTAGCGGCCGGCGAGGTGGCCGTCGATGTCCGGATGCGCGCGCGCGTCCAGTTCAAGGTCGGCGGGGTCAGGTCTAGGCACTACTCCTTGCAGGCTTTCTGCTCGTCTGTAGTCATCGGCCTgtcgccgtcgtcggcacggtcGTTCAAGAGCGTGCCGTGCTACGTCGCCATCTCGTGA
- the LOC133903387 gene encoding carotene epsilon-monooxygenase, chloroplastic — protein MVLSPARPIPNPTQTLAPGGWPARAMPTTAFSFVSASPPPWCPRPSPRPARVRLPPPRSGGGGGGDEPTTTPWVSPDWVTSLSRAAATRLGRGGDDSGIPVASAKLDDVRDLLGGALFLPLFKWFREDGPVYRLAAGPRDFVVVSDPAVAKHVLRGYGSRYEKGLVAEVSEFLFGSGFAIAEGALWTVRRRAVVPSLHKRFLSMMVEKVFCKCAERLVEKLEAYASRGEPVNMEARFSQMTLDVIGLSLFNYNFDSLTSDSPVIDAVYTALKEAELRSTDLLPYWKIDLLCKIIPRQIKAENAVNIIRNTVEELIMKCKEIVEAENEQIEGEEYINEGDPSILRFLLASRDEVSSVQLRDDLLSMLVAGHETTGSVLTWTIYLLSKDSAALRRAQDEVDRVLQGRLPRYEDVKELKYLMRCINESMRLYPHPPVLLRRAIVDDVLPGNYKIKAGQDVMISVYNIHRSPEVWDRADEFVPERFDLEGPVPNESNTDFRFIPFSGGPRKCVGDQFALLEAIVALAIVLQKVDIQLVPDQKINMTTGATIHTTNGLYMNVGLRKVQPEPDLALSESK, from the exons ATGGTCCTCTCCCCTGCCCGGCCAATCCCGAATCcaacccaaaccctagcccccgGCGGCTGGCCGGCGCGCGCGATGCCCACCACCGCCTTCTCCTTCGTCTCCGCGTCGCCCCCACCGTGGTGCCCGCGTCCGTCTCCTCGCCCCGCCCGCGTCCGCCTGCCCCCGCCGAGGAGCGGTGGTGGGGGCGGAGGGGACGAGCCCACGACCACCCCGTGGGTGAGCCCCGACTGGGTCACGTCGCTCTCGCGCGCGGCGGCCACGCGCCTCGGCCGGGGTGGCGACGATTCGGGGATCCCAGTCGCGTCCGCCAAGCTGGATGACGTGCGCGACCTCCTCGGCGGCGCGCTCTTCCTGCCGCTCTTCAAGTGGTTCCGCGAGGACGGGCCGGTGTATCGTCTCGCTGCGGGGCCGCGGGACTTCGTCGTTGTCAGCGACCCCGCCGTCGCCAAGCACGTCCTGCGTGGGTACGGGTCGCGCTACGAGAAGGGGCTCGTCGCCGAGGTCTCCGAGTTCCTCTTTGGGTCCGGGTTCGCCATCGCTGAGGGCGCGCTATGGACG GTGAGACGCAGAGCAGTTGTGCCATCTCTACACAAACGATTTCTGTCGATGATGGTTGAAAAAGTATTTTGTAAATGCGCCGAGAGATTAGTGGAGAAACTTGAGGCATATGCTTCGAGGGGTGAACCTGTCAATATGGAGGCGAGGTTTTCTCAGATGACTTTGGATGTGATTGGTTTGTCATTGTTCAACTACAATTTTGATTCCCTGACATCAGATAGTCCTGTCATTGACGCTGTTTATACTGCACTCAAAGAAGCAGAGCTTCGTTCTACAGATCTTCTGCCATACTGGAAG ATTGATTTGCTGTGCAAGATAATTCCTAGACAGATTAAAGCAGAAAATGCAGTTAACATCATAAGGAACACTGTTGAAGAACTGATTATGAAGTGTAAGGAAATTGTAGAAGCTGAAAATGAACAGATTGAGGGCGAGGAATATATAAATGAGGGAGATCCTAGCATCCTGCGTTTCCTACTTGCTAGCCGAGATGAG GTCTCCAGTGTACAGTTACGTGATGATCTCTTGTCAATGTTAGTTGCCGGTCATGAAACAACAGGTTCTGTACTGACATGGACTATTTATCTTCTCAGTAAG GATTCAGCAGCACTAAGGAGAGCTCAAGATGAGGTAGACCGTGTTCTTCAAGGTAGACTCCCCAGATATGAAGATGTTAAAGAGCTGAAGTACTTGATGCGCTGTATAAACGAGTCTATGCGGCTATATCCACACCCTCCT GTGCTGTTAAGGCGTGCAATAGTTGATGATGTGCTTCCTGGAAACTATAAGATTAAGGCTGGTCAAGATGTTATGATTTCAGTGTACAATATACACAGGTCCCCTGAG GTATGGGATAGGGCAGATGAATTTGTTCCAGAGAGATTTGATTTAGAGGGACCTGTTCCAAATGAGTCAAACACGGATTTCAG GTTTATCCCATTCAGTGGAGGTCCTCGCAAATGTGTTGGAGATCAGTTTGCTCTTTTAGAAGCAATAGTGGCACTTGCAATCGTGTTGCAGAAAGTGGACATTCAGCTTGTGCCAGATCAAAAGATTAACATGACCACTGGGGCTACAATTCATACAACCAAT GGACTGTATATGAATGTAGGACTGCGTAAAGTTCAGCCTGAACCTGATTTAGCACTGAG TGAATCGAAATAG